In Drechmeria coniospora strain ARSEF 6962 chromosome 03, whole genome shotgun sequence, the DNA window TTTTGGTGCTTCTGTAGCCCAATTATGAATATATTTATAGATGTTCCTAGTTGGACAATACTGTTTCGACCCCACACTCTGTAGTCAAACATGCCTGTGGGCGGTAGTTCGTAACTGGGGTCACACTTCCTGATGCATCAGCACCACTAGTATTACAGtgctagtaataataccttgtaacgtacggagtacggagtacggagtaacgaCTTCCATAATTAATACATACCCACTTTCAGAAATCAGTGGATCATCCCCCATTTCCCAATACATACGAGGTtgcctcctctctcctcaAGATACATAATAGATAGAAAGCTGACCTCTCACAACATCTATAGCCAGGAGTCAATGATCACCCCGCACGTCCAGGTTTGAGTCCGGACGGCAGTCGATTTATCGAATACTCTCTCAGCAAGTTTCCGCATCGGCAATACCGGAATGCTCATGTACCTGTCTGGTTGATTGGTCAGGCAGTGTCACTGCCCCGCGCCTTGGAGATATCCGAGCAGCATCATGTCGTTCCTCTTCGGCAGGACACGCTCACGGGCAGCAGCCGACTTGCCTAGGCAGGCCCGTGAGCTTGTCTTGAAGCTTGAAGGCCCAAACTTCCCCGCAAAGGTCTGCATCCTCAGGCACCTGCGCCTTGTCATTCCATCGGCTTCTTCTTGCTGATGTCACTAGGCAGAAGAGATTGCCCGCGTCTTAAGTCAGATGAAGGTGATTTTGCAAGGCACGCATGGTTGGTTCCTGCCAAACACTCAGTGGACTGAATCGCCATGTGAGACTAACCAAGCTCATCAAGACCTGGACAGTTCACCAGACCAGATATACCAGCTTGTCACGGGTCTTATCGACGAAGATCTTCTCCACCTTCTCGCCGTCACGCTGCACCGCCTACCATTCGAGTCTAGAAAGGACACCCAAATAATTTTCTCGTACGTCTTTCGCTTCCGCCCGGCTGCGGCAGCCCCCAAGAGCGACCCCATTGCCTTGTCATATGTTGTATGCAACCGCCCGCAGGTTCTTGTTGAACTCTGCAGAGCCTATGACCACAAAGAGAGTGCCACTCCTGCTGGCTCAGTGCTCCGTGAGCTTCTCAAGAATGAGGCTGCAGCAGCCATCATTCTCtacgatgacggcgacgaaccaGGCTCCAGTGCCAAAGGGTTGAATGCGATCGACCGAGCTCGACCGCAGACTGGCCGGGGTGTCTTCTGGAAGTTCTTTGACTGGGTCGACAAGAGCTCATTCGAGGTCGCGGCAGATGCCTTCACAACATTTAGAGTGAGCCAGAATTGATATTCGAAGTTGCTCGGTTGTCTGACTAGTCACACAGGAGCTTTTGACCAGGCACAAAGACTTGGTGCCTCGCTATCTCTCGGTTAACTTTGACCTCTTCTTTGAGAAGTACAATAAGATTTTGGTACAGTCGAACAGCTACGTTACCAAGAGGCAATCTATCAAGCTTCTTGGAGAGATTCTCCTGGACCGCTCCAACTACAGCGTCATGACAGCTTACGTTGACCGAGGCGACCATCTCAAGATATGCATGAACTTGCTGCGCGACGAAAGGAAAATGGTTCAATACGAGGGATTCCATGTATTCAAAGTGTTCGTCGCCAACCCACACAAGTCTATCGCGGTCCAGAAAATCCTTCTCATGAATCGCGAGAAACTGTTAACATTTTTATCTCATTTTCTCGAGGaccgcaccgacgacgagcagttCATTGATGAAAGGGAATTTCTAATCAAGCAAATCAAAAACATGCCGCCGACTCCAGTCGTTTCTCAGCGGTAACAGGGTCCCATATCAGAGGTCGCTTTGGTGCTGAAAAAGGCATGTTGCGGAACGGGAGATCTCCCTAGCCACCATTGGCAAGTTTGCCACTCATTCATTCATCGATCGAGAACGTCCATGGGACCAACAACCTTGAAGAATCCGTCGAGCGAGAGCCATGACCAAATTCGACCACTCTGCTTGACTTGAGTGGTGAATGTTGCGCATTAACCAGTCCTAAGGCCAGTTGATCAAATTCAACAAATGAAAGTACAGTATTCCCACCCATGCACGGCTGAGGCAATGCCCCACAGCATCTTTTACTTGAATACTGTAAAGGCGCCCGTTTACAATCGATCCCGACACCGGCAAACGCCCATCCACTTGCTGTGCACCTCATGACATTTCACTTGCCCTTATCCACCCAGGTTGCTATTGCTCGGCTTCTGCGATGCGACTTGACCAGCATACTAGCCTAACGCTGCCTCGAGAGTAGAACGTTTACGCTTTCGCGCGCGTTCTGGGTTGCCCAAACGCCGCCTGCACCACCCTTGCGCCACTCGTTACCGTAGGCACCTTCACCATCTTCTCTCGAAGCCTCACCCATGACTACCTCGAGATCACGTTTCTGGGAGCTGAGCCAACTGTTGAGGAATGGAGCTGGGTTTTCGCTCAAGGACGTAAAGAACGAGTGTTTGGCTTTTGAGCCAGCAATGTCCTGGACGAGATTGGCCAACTGCTCATCCAGGGCGCTGACTTCCTTCAGCACGTTTGCGTGCCGCGCATTGTTGATCAGTGGCTGCAGTTCCACGTGAAGCGGATCGTCAActagtacctgtacatcgTATACGGTCGGTTGCGGATCTTTGTGAAATTCATTGTCGACACGAATCGTGTAAGCTAGGCGAATGGGCGGCAGCGGTCGGAGGTGTTGCGTCACATAGTCGCTGAGCAGGGGTATGTAGCCCACATCTCTGCCTACGACCTAATTGTAGGGGGTTAGCCGCAGATTTCATCCCCGACACGCCTTTCGTGTGTGCTGACCTGTTTCAAAAGCTCGTCACAGCGGAAGTTAcgcttctcctcgtcctcttgtAGGCCCCAGAGCCGGATGTACTCCCACAGGGCCAGGGTGGCTTCCTGTTGAGTGGCCTCGGACATATCCACCACCTCTGCCAACTCAGGGCTAAGCTGATACCGTTCGGGTGACTCGTGACGATGAAGGTTAACGATGATGTTTGCATTTTCGTCGCCATTGCGCTTAAAGGTTAACACATCGAAATCCGTTGCTTGTGGCTGACTCTCTGTTGGTTGGTTCTTCGAGGAGGCTTCCGGTTTTTTCCAGTCCACGTTAAGTTCAGAGGAAGTCCTGAACTTTGAGCAGTCAAAATCAACAGAAATACATTTAAAAAAGTACGAGAGCCGGTGTTGCGCTGATTTGGCATGCGGTGACAATTTCTTCGTTAAGGATGGTTCGTCCTGCTCCATCTTATCCGCGCTTTGAGAGTCACCCACACGGAAATCTCTTTCGGAGTTGTTGGCTTCCAAGCCAgtctgctcgtcgtcgtccaggaGGCGCCCTTCGATGTTGACACGGTACGAGGCTTCCATGTTAGGAGTAAAGTCAAAAGCATCTACATTGAGGGTGTTGCCTTGCCAAATCTGATCCTCGGCAGTATTGCTGATCCATATCCTCAAGGTCTTGGTGAGCTGGAGGAAGACATGAGACGTGAGCAATGTCCTGATATTCTTGGGTGCAGACTGAACCCATACCTTAGCTGGACCTCGATTGAAATTTTCTGTCACGTCAAGACGTTTTCGTGTGGTCGTCGCATCCAGAAGCCGCTCAAGATCTCTCAAGTGATTATATCGCTGAACTCCCTCAGAATCGATGATGCTGTCCTCAATGCCATCGGGTATATTCTTGTCAGTGGGTTTCCGACTACGACGCTTGGCCATCTCATTGGCATGAGCCTGGGCCTGCTGTTGCTGGGCTATCTGAACTTGGGAAAGAGGTGCGGACGGGTGAGGGCCTGAAGACATCATCGGGCCTACTATCATTAGTACAATGCCGGCTGTCACGTAATAGATGGAACATGCCTATCCCCCCACGGCGTTGGTTCTGCCCATGTGGAGAGCGCTGTGGTGCCTGCTGCGCGAATGAGCGATATTGAGGCTGCATCTCGAAGAATTACGCCGTGCTTATGGAAAGCATGCCTTGCGCGTGTGGTTTGCGATTCGAGTTAAAACATGATTCGGTCGCGTCGTGAGGTTCGTCGAGTCACGTGATATGAGAAGGCCCTtgcattacttgtacttgtactccgtagactgtacttactgtaagtaagtacggtaGCTCGGTTGGCTCTGCAGCTCCATTCATTCTTTATTTGAAGTTACGATTGAATATTATTAACTGCTTTCTTCCAATTCCCAAATTTGATTTATTGAGCCTTGGACATGCATATCCTTGGATGGTTCAAAGAAACCTGACCCAATAACGTAGAATCCAGGTCGTCACTTTCTCTTCTCTATACTCAGCGTATTGAACCTTCTAGCGCTTCATAAATGTAATAGTACAAAACCACATCCAAAAAAAGGGGTTACTAAGAATATAGTGATAACATACGATTTCGAGTAAAAATTGTCTATTTTATAATTAATCAAAGTTTTAAATATTACTTAGTATTTGATTCTTGAGTATTTTATCTTATTATTGcattaatatatataggacATGCCAATAATTAAAATGTTTAGCTAGAAGAAAATGCAACTTAATTAGTTAAAATAGAAACATATGATGATGTCTGAATTATTTGAAGCTAAGCCGTACATAACGGTAGAAGCGCAGTTAAAACGTAATTTGACTTcagagtactccatacagtacttCGAGACGAGCTAGAGGGGCTGCCAAAATACTGATGTTTACTAAGTAGCCAAGGGGCATAGTGTTAGCTGGTATTGCTTTCTGTCCTCCCAACATTTCCCGTGTACATGCCAGAGAGGCGCATGTCCGTCACTTACCTCCATGAGATTTACTGAGGCTTCCACCCTCGAAACATTGGCTTTCCTGTTTTAACTGCAGAGCCTAACTATATCACAAAATAATATATTCTGCCCTCTGGTCGATTCTATAGAAATTGTGCGGCCGTCTGCATGTAGATACGACACCGCCGCCATGTCGAAATCGAACCATCTCTTCCTGCTCGCTGACCATATCAAACTGCTATTGCTGGAACGGCAACGTTCGCAGAGTCTCGACCTTGACAGTGATACTCAAGAAGAACAGCTGTCACGATCTTTGGAGCAGTTTCGTACTGGGCTCGCTACCCTGCGACAGGAGGAGGTGCGCATGACGCAGGCTGACGATGCCAAGTGAGTCAAAGTTGCGCGTGGATGTGGCCCATCGGCTCTCTTAcggaaccccccccccccttaaGTATTGGGCTGACCAACCACCAACCTCGCGTAGCGCAGTCATCGGCGTTACGGATGCACTGCCAATGCTCCAGAAGCAATTAGATGACCTGACAGCACAGTTTCATGGCTTCTCTACACCTTCATCAGAAGCAACCATCCACCAGGCCAATTCCGAGGAGCTAGCCGATGACTTTGCTCATGCGACTTCAACTACCACCAATAGGAAACCCAAAGCAGTTCGCTTCAGTGATCAACCACCTTCGCCAAATGCAGAGTTGTTTGGCTCCTACCGTGACTTCCCGGCCGACACAGATTCTGCTGGTTACCGCCAGGGAACTGAAGCCATCACCAACCAGCAGCTTCATGATTACCATTCATACATCTTGGATCGGCAAGACGAGCAGCTTGATCAGCTGGGAGAGTCCATCGGACGCCAACGAGAGCTGAGCATGCAGATCGGCAATGAACTCGACAACCATGTCGCAATGCTAGATGACGTCGATACCGCCACTGACCGCCACCAGAATCGCCTTGACCGTGCCCGGGGGACGTTGGGCAAAGTGGCTAGAGGCGCTGGCGAGCACAAGCAAATGACGGTTATTGTTGTCCTCATCATAATTCTTCTGCTGTTAATTGCTATTCTGAAATGACGTGGATGGACCCGAGTAAGCGATCGACCTGGACTGGAGCGACGAGCAAGCCACCTTTTCTGCCTTCGTCGAGGGAGTTGGGCGCATTTCACGACTTGGCGTTGCGGTGTTGAACTTGCCAGGATTAGTTGATAGGTACATAACTAATCCGAACTATTGATTTACGGTTGCTTGCTATCTCAAGGTTGTGATTCCTGGTAGCTCAACCTGAACGATAACAAGATAGGGAAAACGTTTAGGGGTTGGCAACTAGCTCCTGCGTACCGAGTCAGAACCGGAATTTCCTCGATGCACCTGGCAGTCTCGTACTAATCGATGCATCATTCACCAGTAATGACGGCTTGCATATGGCATCAGCCTCCTTCGAAATTCCTTCCAGATCCTCAAGGATATGTCACTTCCACACAGGGTGCCTGGTCCAGCCATGTCGTCGCTCGTCTTAGCGGACCGGGCTTCATGAAACATTACTATCTCGTCGATATGATGCGACTGGGGTGCACCTCTCAGACGAGGCGGCCTTGCTCCAATCAGGTTGGGGCCAGCTGATGTATGCGACACACTATGGATGTTCGGGCTGGGCGTAGCTAAACGTCGCAGAGATCTCACGGCGCGCTGTCGACCAAATCAACGACGTAGTCTGCGGCTACTGCGAGAGTTGCCAGGGCTGACCCTGATCATTTCGTGGTGGACCTGCAAAAAATCTCGAAGCGGAACGAATCTGTCTAGTGTTACCAGATTATGGTCATGTTGCCGCCTCAGCAGGGAATTATTGGCATGGCAGTCGACGAAAGGAGGCTTCGCAGTTCCACGAGTTGCTGTTGCCTGGTCTCGACATTGCATAGTTGCGCTGATATGCTTCATGCTGTACAGCACCGGTTGCCATTCAGATTCCTCCCAAGAGCCCAGTCCATCCAGACCCCGACTTGccaacaagtacagtaatgtTGTTGCTGAAGAATTGCAAGCCCGGTGGACTAACATGACGATGGATAAGGTGCCTGACTAAGTCGGGGTCGTTCGTTTCTTGACGCTGGAGGGGTCATTGCCTAATATTTATACAGCGTCGGGTGAAGGAGGGGCCGTGACGACCAtgtagggggggggggggggaggccTACAAAATACGAGAAATTTTGAGGTGCTCGCACAATGTGTTTCTCATCTGTCGATGAGAGATGTGGCAGGATGTCGTGTTCCAATTCTACTGCAGCCCATCAAGATTAGTCGTGGTGAGACTTGTGGGTGATGAAATTGCACTTTGCGCCGTGTGTCGGTGGATGGGCATATTGACTGATTCACGAAGCAGGCTTTGAGGTATGAGGAAGGAAACGGTCACCAGATTAAGCTGTGGTCACCCAAGTGAGGCGTCGGTCTGTTTGATGCATCTATGGCAAGTTCCGAGTACCTGGCATGAGTTCGAGGACTACGGAAATTATCAACGTAACCATACGTGCTTAATAGGTGGTTGTGTGCTCGTACCACTCGTAGCATAGCACTATGTCGTCTGCCTCCGTCTATTCGACAACTGGATACTTGTATCTCTCCTGGCAATACCCTTGGTGCTGCCTCGTTCTTCAGTCAGACTGCGTTAACAACACCTACTAGGTGGTCCGCTCCGACCTCAGCTTCCAACATGCGACTTGGTAGGGAACAGGTACTGACTGTAGTGCCCGAAATTTGTATTTCTAATCCATTAAGCACGAAGGTACCAATCTACAGAACCGCGCAGAAGGCATCGACAAGCACAGAATCGTCTACATATCCCCAAGTACGCCAAAGTTTGGTGTCatgaatacggagtactaagtacatactgtaacttacgaagtacggagtacatggttCTACGGAGTAAAATACTTATAATTCATGTAAATACGGTACTTAAgcacagtaggtgtagttgttCAGTACGTACAACTTGCCCCGCATGTTCCCCTCCCCAATAACTCCGTATTCGTGCATCAGAGTATCAGCGGAACTGTGAAGCGGCAAGCCATAAATGAATTtcaaggtacggagtagtggcTAGTTGGATTGCCGATTAACACAATGTATTTATTTATCTCCCTGACAGCTCTTATTGTACGAAGATCAAGTCATACTTATACTtgtttgtacatgtagctacaagtacttgtatattATTGTGTAttagtggggtggcaaacCTGTCGATTCACcttgtactccctactccgtagtggtAGCCAATCAAAgttgaatcgtcacttttgtctgGTGTACttcatactccgtacttcctgtactgcaagtacttacacacaAGTACACATGGACACCATATAAGTATACATCAAGTCCTCCCAGCGATGTCCCAGTCCTGCATTGCCGTATTAGGGAAATCCATTCATCCAGCTCCTAACTGTAACCCTCGGTCGTTGTGCAGAAGTTCGTTTTACGAAGTGCCGGGGGCAGATTGGGTGGGTGAGCAGATAAGAATGCTTGTCAACAAGAATACCAACGTGGGGGCACCGAGTGGGCGAGGATCCGAATCAGAGACATTTCAACTGTTGGTCATCCTAATATTCCATTGCTTCGCCTCATCCCCTTCTCCCATGCTTGCATCTCATGCGGTTTTTGAATGGCATGTGAATTTCCAAAGTATACAAGATTGTGTTTTTGTGTATGGACGCAAGACGGAACACCACAAGAGTCCAAGGGTAGTCACTGATTTTGCATGGGGGATTTGCTAATAAATCAAACCCTTTCGCAAGTGATCGCACCTGTCGATatgccgtacaagtatgttCGGTTTATGGTCCAGCAAAATAGCCCAACCTGCAAGGACTGAGAGGCCGTGGTAACTTGAGTCATGCCCCCCCCCATGCGTTTGTAATTCACACTTGGTCATGTACGCTGGTTGTCTAACCCACACTACAGcaaagcaagtacacctgcacgcATAATCCACAGCCTTTGTTTAGTCCCTTAATCAAGATGTATGCGCACATCATAGCGCTGCCTGTATACATCACATGCAACGCAATACCATTACCACTCTCCGGTGTTGGTTGCTAACCGAAAACTTGACCGTCAGTCTCGCAATCTGGCTCTCGCCCcggctcgtgctcgcccCCTGGGTCGACCTCTAgagccgcctcggcctctgACATCCCCACGGGTCTTGGAGCGTCCCACGGGGCCTGGACTGCGCCTTCCCGACGGAATATCGTCGTCCCCCGAGCTACTTGCAGAACGCGGTAACCCATTCTCAAGGCTGTTGTCGGTGTCTAAATCTGCGAGCCGAATGGCATTGGTACGGTTGCCCGATTGACTATCATCCTCCCGAGTCGACGTAGCTTTCCGAGATAGGATCTGGTTctccgaggacgacgagtcATTTGGCCCGTTACGAGAGGATCCGGGACGAACCCTGCTGGTCAGAGGTACCTCACCATGCGATGATGGGATCTCAGCCATGGTCCTCTCGATTCTGACTGGCACAGGTAAGGCCGTATATGCCACAGGAGGGGTGCTTCGGGAGGCCCGCTTGCCAATTTTGAAGTTCTTGCCCTTGAGCGCCATTCGTTCTGCCATGGACATGTATTGATGGTTCAATGGCATGCTCCGCCTCCGTACTGATGGCTTGTGTGTCGCAGTATCAGATCGCCTTGGGCGGCCCCTTCGTCTTGGGCCAGTTGTTACCTCCCGATCACTGGTATGAGATTCCCGTTCTGGCGGTGCCTCGACATCAGAGTCGGCCTCTGCTTCAAACTCTGCTGTCGCCGCGACGATGGTAGTGACACCGAAACGTCTGCTTCGTCGCAGCGGTACTTCCGTTGCTAGATTTTCCAATTGCACGGCTATTTCAACCGCAATTTCATCATGTTCTTTGTCATTTCCACTAGCGTGTTGTGCCGCACCGGGAGCAGTTATTTCTGAGGCTGTCCGAGTCGCAAAGGCATCCGATCTTGGTGGTCGACCTCTACTTCTCCCGTTATTGGGGAAGTTCCTTGAGGGGGTGGACTGAGTCTCTTGAGCTTCTCCATCAATGGGCGAACTCATTGCCAATGACTGCCTTTTCGGTGGCCTTCCTCGCCTTTTATGAACCTTGCCCATCGAAGCAAGCAGATCATTGCTTTGGGGTATATGATCCGTGACAGCACCAATCGCGGCTCGTGTTAAGTCGTTATGGATAGGTTTCACGCCTGCCTCATGCTGCCTTGCTGACCGAGAGCTAGCATTATCGTCCTCCATGTCATTCAGGTCTGCGTCCTCTGATTCTATGTAAGACGTCGTTGGCTTCGCATGTCGCAAGGCGGGTTCGTTGGCATCAACCATTTTTTGCCGCTTTTGCGATGCACCATCTGGATTTTCCCCGTGTAATTCCGATGACCGATGCGGTTGCAATTCAAAACCGGCACCATGGTCATGCACAGGTGTCATCGAGACAGCTGCGCTATCGAAGAGAGCAGGATCCATACTCTCGAGTAAATCTGCTTGTTGGGCCAAGCGAGGCTTCTTGTGGTAGCTCTTTCCAACGACAAAGTCCGGGTCGTCGTTCTCTCGTCTAGCCTTCCTTTTGGCGGCTCGGATGGATTTCTGAACTACTTCAGGCACGTCCAGCTCAGGAAGTTTCATCGATTCAGCAGATGGGAGCTGATACGGATCAAACAGAATCTTGTCCGGCGTGTCATCTTGCTCGTAATAGCCCATACCAATT includes these proteins:
- a CDS encoding SWIB/MDM2 domain protein yields the protein MMSSGPHPSAPLSQVQIAQQQQAQAHANEMAKRRSRKPTDKNIPDGIEDSIIDSEGVQRYNHLRDLERLLDATTTRKRLDVTENFNRGPAKLTKTLRIWISNTAEDQIWQGNTLNVDAFDFTPNMEASYRVNIEGRLLDDDEQTGLEANNSERDFRVGDSQSADKMEQDEPSLTKKLSPHAKSAQHRLSYFFKCISVDFDCSKFRTSSELNVDWKKPEASSKNQPTESQPQATDFDVLTFKRNGDENANIIVNLHRHESPERYQLSPELAEVVDMSEATQQEATLALWEYIRLWGLQEDEEKRNFRCDELLKQVVGRDVGYIPLLSDYVTQHLRPLPPIRLAYTIRVDNEFHKDPQPTVYDVQVLVDDPLHVELQPLINNARHANVLKEVSALDEQLANLVQDIAGSKAKHSFFTSLSENPAPFLNSWLSSQKRDLEVVMGEASREDGEGAYGNEWRKGGAGGVWATQNARESVNVLLSRQR